In Uranotaenia lowii strain MFRU-FL chromosome 2, ASM2978415v1, whole genome shotgun sequence, one genomic interval encodes:
- the LOC129741974 gene encoding uncharacterized protein LOC129741974, translating into MSRELKVLLKREKQLQSFIELIDRFVENFQPETDQRQISVRLENLERICKEIYDVRGRIEILLEEALGDESSDGDGERKGRGEAADQSSEDENHLLLQQFDDKYCLLKAELLELQGRSIPHSFTDNLTRPSSTFSKVKLPEILLPTFGGKFTEWVVFRDSFNSLIDQNSDLTEMDKFTYLRAALSSDALQEIHNIELSAANYTLAWNALRDRYENKKIIAKSHLDVLFSIEPLKRESFDGLNRLINDFEKNVQMLEKIGEETAGWSTLLAHMICSRLDGTTLRHWETKHATKEVPAYVPLMKFLKTQCAVLQSIDPQKNPNSHNDQRLQKQSVCHAMVRSSGKCPFCSESWHSAFHCGRFQRMNLEERNEAVMEAKLCRNCLHWGHLARNCDRGSCHQCHQRHHTLLHPQVRSSESFAPEPNQTGFPLTRTQHEPQEQPQTTNPTSHTHISQPESSQNSSAPNHNPVQARALLDSCSQNCFMTLNFANKLNIRENPVHLSIRGIGSSETVSTRMVRANVAARCPAISTFSEDMSFHVLPSLSVALPTTSFEPSQLMLPESTILADPLFFQSNPIDVIIGAEFYFDLLTDAFMFIRCIFYRAPPFSRLSDIITFVEQSNPSA; encoded by the exons atgtctcgtGAACTAAAAGTGCtgttaaaacgtgaaaaacagTTACAAAGTTTCATTGAACTGATCGATAGATTTGTGGAAAACTTTCAGCCAGAAACGGATCAACGACAAATTAGTGTTCGGTTGGAGAATCTTGAAAGAATCTGCAAAGAAATCTACGATGTGCGTGGCAGAATTGAAATTCTTCTAGAAGAGGCGTTGGGAGATGAATCGTCGGACGGTGATGGTGAAAGGAAAGGCAGAGGTGAAGCTGCGGACCAGTCGAGCGAAGATGAAAATCATCTATTGTTACAGCAATTTGACGACAAATACTGTTTACTGAAGGCGGAATTACTGGAGCTGCAGGGTAGAAGCATTCCACATAGTTTCACCGACAATTTGACCAGACCTTCTTCGACTTTTTCGAAAGTCAAACTCCCTGAAATTCTTTTGCCAACTTTTGGAGGGAAGTTTACTGAATGGGTTGTTTTTAGGGATTCGTTCAATAGTTTGATTGATCAAAATTCGGATTTAACGGAGATGGATAAATTTACATATCTCCGCGCTGCGTTATCTAGCGATGCTTTACAAGAGATACACAATATTGAGCTATCAGCCGCGAATTATACTCTGGCATGGAATGCGCTTCGTGATCGGTATGAGAATAAAAAGATTATAGCCAAATCACATTTAGATGTTCTTTTTTCTATCGAACCGTTGAAAAGAGAAAGTTTTGATGGTCTCAATCGGTTGATCAacgatttcgagaaaaatgtgCAAATGCTTGAAAAGATCGGCGAAGAAACTGCAGGGTGGAGCACTCTTCTCGCACATATGATTTGCTCAAGACTTGATGGAACTACGCTACGTCATTGGGAAACCAAACATGCGACGAAGGAGGTTCCAGCTTATGTTCCACTTATGAAGTTCTTGAAGACTCAGTGTGCGGTTCTTCAATCTATCGATCCGCAAAAGAATCCCAACTCACACAACGATCAACGTCTACAGAAGCAATCGGTTTGTCACGCTATGGTTAGGTCTTCAGGAAAATGTCCGTTCTGCAGTGAATCCTGGCACTCTGCATTTCATTGTGGTCGATTCCAGCGAATGAATCTAGAAGAGCGTAACGAAGCTGTAATGGAGGCCAAATTGTGCCGCAATTGCTTGCATTGGGGACATTTGGCTAGAAACTGCGATAGAGGAAGCTGTCATCAGTGCCATCAACGACATCACACCTTGCTGCATCCACAGGTAAGATCCTCCGAATCGTTCGCGCCGGAACCGAACCAAACAGGCTTTCCGTTAACGAGAACCCAGCATGAACCACAAGAGCAACCGCAGACGACCAATCCAACATCACACACTCACATTTCTCAGCCAGAAAGCTCACAAAATTCTTCCGCACCAAATCATAACCCAGTTCAGGCTCGAGCCTTACTGGATTCCTGTTCTCAAAACTGTTTTATGACATTGAATTTTGCGAACAAATTGAACATCCGAGAAAATCCAGTACATCTATCGATCCGAGGAATCGGGTCATCTGAAACGGTTTCTACACGAATGGTGCGAGCCAATGTAGCAGCAAGATGCCCAgcaatttcaactttttccgaGGATATGAGCTTCCACGTGCTGCCAAGTTTATCGGTTGCACTTCCAACGACTTCGTTCGAACCTAGTCAACTGATGCTACCAGAATCAACGATTTTAGCTGATCCATTGTTCTTTCAATCGAATCCAATCGACGTTATTATTGGAGCTGAGTTTTATTTCGATCTTCTGACTGATG CTTTCATGTTCATACGTTGTATCTTCTACCGAGCGCCACCATTTTCACGTCTGTCAGATATCATCACTTTCGTCGAACAATCCAATCCTTCTGCATGA